The genomic DNA TCACGACCCGCTTCCCCCGGCGAAGTTCGTGCACAACGACGGGGACCGGGTCGGCCGGGCGATCGACTCGCTGGTCTCCGCGGGCGTGATCGTCTCCGGCGGGCTGGCGGAGCGCTCCATCCTCTCTCCCGGCGTGGTGCTGCACTCCCACTCCCAGGTCGAGGACTCGGTGCTGATGGGCAATGTGAAGGTGGGCCGCGGCGCCATCGTCCGCAAGGCCATCGTCGACAAGAACGTGATCATTCCGGACGGTGCCCGGATCGGTTTCGACCTTGAATACGACCGCAGTCGCTTCGCGGTGACCCGCAACGGCATCGTGGTGATCGGCAAGAACGAGATCGTCGAACGCTGACGCACACCCCGGAATCCCGGTGCTCCGTGGGCGGCACCCCACCGGGCACGTGAGCTGCGAGACACCCCGGACCGGGTCTGCCCGGTCCGGGGGCCGCCCGGGGAATGGGCGGCCCGCGGACCGGCACGCTAGTTGAGCGAGGGCTTCTCCGGAAGCCGGTCGAGGATCGCCTGGAACATGGCGGCGTTCGACGTGGCCAGTGCGTCGACCCTCGTGCTCAGGTCGTCGATCCGGCCCTCCAGCTTGTCGATCCGGCCGTTCACGATCGCGAACTGGTCGTCGATCGCGGTGAACCGGTCATCCATCGCCGCGAAGCGCTCGTCGATCGCGGTGAACCGATCGTCCATCGCCGCGAACCGATCGTCGATCGCGGTGAACCGATCGTCCATCGCCGCGAAGCGCTTGTTGATCGCAGTGAACTGGTCGTCGATCGCGGTGAACCGGTCGTCCATCGCCGCGAAGCGCTCGTCGATCGCCGCGAACCGGTCGTCGACCGCGGCGAACTGGGCGCGCATCTCGTCGCGGAGCAGGTCGACCTTGGTGTCGACCTCCGCCACCTGGCTCTCGACCCGTCCGAGGCGCTCCGCCACCAGGTCCAGCCTGCCGTAGACAGGTGTCAGCGCGTCGTAGGCGCGGAGCGAGGCCCGCCGTCCGCAGTCGGCGCTGAGCACCATGAACTCGTTTTCCAAGCGGGTTACCCGCTCCTCCATCGTGGCCATGAGGATGTCCTCCGGATTCGAAATTCAACGTAGCCGGGATACGCCGGCGAGGACGGGAACTGGGGCGCGGGTCCTCACGGGAAGCCATCTTGGGGCCTTGCGGAGCTCTCCACATCCATCTCTCCGAGATCGGGACGAGCCACCCGCCATCAGAGGAGAAATCCCCTTCCAAGGAGGAAGACACGCCGGGCCGAGGTGAGCAAACCTTCCGACGGAGCGGCCGGATCGCAGTTGCGCGCTCCCCTCTTCTCCCGAAGAATCCAATTGACGGAGTGAGTACTCACTCCGCATGATGAATCCATGACAACCACCCCTCCCCGGCGCCGAGCGCCGGGCATGAGCCTGGAGCGGCGGCGCCACATGATCGTGCGGTCCGCGCTGCCCCTGGTCGCCGAGTACGGTGCCGCCGTCACCACCAGCCAGATCGCCAGGGCCGCGGGGATCGGCGAGGCCACGATCTTCCGGGCCTTCACCGACAAGGACGAACTGCTGGACGCCTGCGTGCTCGAGGCGCTCCGTCCCGACCACGTGCTGGAGCAGCTCGCCGCGATCTCACTCGACCAGCCGCTGATCGCCCGCCTGACCGAGGCCGCCGACGCCATGCAGGCGCACGCGACGCGGATCGGCACCGTCCTCGGCGCCCTGCACGCCTCGGGCCGCCGTTCCCGCGACCGCCGCGCTCCCCTCTCCCCCGCGGACGGCCCGGCCGGGAGCCCCGCGGACGGCCCGGCCGTCTCCTCCACGGAGAGTACGGTCCAGGACCCCGCGGGCGGCCCGGCCGAGGAGGGATCCACGGCCGGCCGCGTAGACGCGGCCCCCTCGCCGGACCAGGCGGGCAGGACACGTGTCCTGGACCGCGAGGACTCGGCCAGGCAGACCCACGAGGCACTGGCCGACCTGTTCGAGCCCGAGCGCGACTCGCTCCGTCTCCCCCCGGAACTGCTGGCGACGATCTTCCTCCACCTGATGGCGTCCAGCGCCCGCCGTCCGCTGGGCGGCCCCCAGGTGAGCAACGACGACCTCGTGAACCTGTTCGTGCACGGCGCCCTGGCCTGAGAGGACCGCGATGACCGTCACCCTGAACCACACCATCGTCCCCGCCGTCGACAACGAGCGGGCCGCCCGGTTCTTCGCCGGCGTCATGGGGCTCACCTGCCTGCCGCCCGCCGGGGCGCGCGGCCACTTCGCCCCCGTCCGGGTCAACGACTCCCTGACCCTCGACTACCTGACCGTCGAGACCCCCGAGGGACACCACCTGGCCTTCGACGTGGACCCCGCCACCTTCGAGGGGATCCTCGCCCGTCTCCAGGAGGCCGGCGTGCCGTACGGCAACAGTCCCGCCGACCCCGCCAACGGCCGGATCGACCACCCGCTCTGTCCTCGCGGCCTTTTCTTCGTCGACGAGAACCACAACCTCTACGAGGTGATGTCCCCCGCGTGAGGAACGTCCCGGAGATCGGGGAACCTCGCGTCACGCGCGGCGGGACGGCCGGTCTGCGCCACGGCGGTGCGACGGGCGACGGGAGGCCCGGACCCGTCGGGGATCTTCACGAGATAGGTTCTCTCGTGACCCTCCCATGACCGTGCGGGCAGCGCACCCCCAAGCAAGTGAGGCCGGATGTTCGGAGTCATTCGCCCCTGCCGCGACCATTCCTGCCCGTCGTCGCATCAGGTCTGGGTGGCACGGCTGTGCGGGCCGTGCCTGCCCCTGCGCAACGGGCAGGGCCAGGGGCGCGGCTGTGACCGCTGACGGGAAGAAGGCTCGAATGCGGCTGACGCGACCGTTCCGGCGGCTCGGCCCGGCGGAGCGGCGGATCTGGGACGCCTACCCGACCGGCGCCTGGGTGGACCTGCGGACCGGGGACAAGGACACCGACGACCCGGTGAACGGTCCGGCGTGGGGGCCGGACCGGACGGTCCGGGCGGAGGTCATCGCGGCGCTGCTGCTCGGCGCGCGTGAGCCCGAGCCGGGCAGGACCGCCGGGCTGCGACTGGCGGGCGCCCGCGTGACCGGGGAGCTGAACCTGTCCGACGCCGTCCTCACCGGCAAGCTCCACCTGCTCAACTGCCACCTCTCCGAGGTCGTCTCCCTCACCGACGCCACCACGTCCGGTGTGCGGTTCCGGGGTTGCGAGATGGAGCGGATCCGGGCGGCCAGGTGCACCGTCAACGGCCTGCTGGAGCTCGACGGCTCCACGGTCCGCAACGGGGTCCGGCTGGACAACGCGCACGTGACGGGTCAGTTCCGGCTCTCCAGGGCGCGGCTTCACGCACCCGGTGAGCGGTTCCGGGCGAGCGAGAGCTGGCTGGAGGACGCCCGGCGGCCTTTCACCGCGGCGGAGATGAAGGAGCGGGGTCTCGGCCAGGACCAGTGGGCGGTGTGGGCGGGTGGGCTGACCGTGGACGGCGGGGCGTTCCTGCGGGACCTGCGTGTCACCGGCGGGCTCAGGCTGATCGGGGCGAAGTTCCACGGCGGGATCTACCTGCAGAGATCGGTCATCACGGCGACCGGCTCGCATGCCGTGCAGGCCGACTTCATGGAGGCCGGGGCGGTGGAGTTCAGCGCGGGGTTCACCGCGAAGGGCACGATCCGGATGCGCAGCGCGCGTGTCAACGGCGTGCTCTCCTTCAGCGAGGCCACGCTGGAGGCCCCCGGCCGGACGCTCCACCTGAGCCATGCGCAGGTGGAGGAGCTGATCTGGCTGCCGACCTCCGTCAAGGGAGGGGTCAACCTCGGCTACTCCCGGATCGGTGTCCTGTTCGACGGCCCGGCGTCCTATCCGGACGAGGTCCGCCTCAACGGGCTGACCTACGAGGCGCTGCGCGGCCGGTGGACCGTGGCGGAGCGGTTGTCGTGGGTGTGCCGCGACTCGGACGGCTACCGCCCCCAGCCGTACGAGCAGCTCGCCGCCTGGTTCCGCCGGATCGGACACGAGCCGGACGCCCGCCGGGTGCTGCTGGCCAAGCAGCGCCGGCGCCGGGGCACCCTCAGACCCACCGGCAGGTTCTGGGGCCGGTTGCTCGATCTGGTCGTCGGCTACGGCTACCGCCCCTGGCTGGCCGGGCTCTGGGTGGTGGTGCTGCTGGCCGCGGGGACCGCGGTCTTCGCCGCCGTTCCGCCCGCCCAGATCGACCCGGACGAGGTGCGGAGCTTCCAGCCGTTCGTCTACACGCTGGACCTGCTCGTCCCGGTGAGCGTCTTCGAACAGCGGGGAGCGTGGGAGCCGGTCGACTGGACCCAGTGGCTGGCCTGGACCCTGGTCGCCTCCGGCTGGATCCTGGCCACCGCCCTGATCGCCGGAGCCGCCCGGGTGCTGCGCCCCAGCGCGGGCTCCTAGCGCTCCGACGGGCCGAACCGGGACAGCGGTTCGCTCTCCTGCACCACCCGGAAGCGGGGCAGCGACTCGGGGTACTTCTCCCGGATGAAGTTCACCATGTGCTCTCGCATGTCGCACTTGAGGTCCCAGGCGCTGGGCGAGTCGGCGGCGCTCATCAGGGCGCGCAGTTCGAGCAGTCCCCCGGGAAGGGTGTCGACGACCTGGAGGACCCAGTCCTTCTGGTCCCAGAGGGGGTGCTCACGCAGGGCGTGGTAGAGCTCGGTGCGGAGCTCCTCCACCGGGATCGACCAGTCCACCCGGAGCATGACCGCGCCGATCACCCGGCTGCCGTGCCGGGTCCAGTTCTCGAACGGGTTGGTGGTGAAGTAGGAGACCGGCAGTACCAGCCTGCGCTCGTCCCACAGGCGCAGCACCACGTAGGTGAGGGTGAGTTCCTCGATCCTGCCCCACTCGTCCTCCACCACGACCACGTCGTCCAGCCGGAGGGCGTCGCTGAAGGCGAGTTGCAGCCCGGCGAGCAGGTTGCCCAGGGTGGACTGGGCCGCGACACCGACGACCACACCGGCGATCCCGGCGGAGGCCAGCAGTCCGGCGCCGAGCGCGCGCACCTGCGGGAAGGTGAAGAGCATCGCGCCCAGTGCCAGCACGACGACCACCGCCGTCGCCACCCGGCGGACCAGCGTGATCTGGGTACGGATCCGCCGGGCCCGCCGGTTGCGCTCGCCCTGGATGGTGACCAGCCGGTCCAGCACCACGTCGGTGACGGCGTAGGCGGCCTGGATGACCAGCCAGGTGACACAGCCGATCATGGCCAGGTTGAGGAACCGGTCGATCGCGTCGCCGACCGACCCTTCGACCATGCTCGGCCGGTAGAGGGTGTTGGCGGTCGCCACGACCGCCAGGGCGAACCCCGGCCAGGTGCAGCGGCGCACGAGTGGAGCGGCGAGGACCCACTTCTCGCCGAGCAGCCTCCACCGCAACGCCCGCCGTACCATCTCCACGCACGCCACGGCGGCCAGCACGGAGGTGAGCAGGATGATCCATCTGGACACTGACGGCTTCCCCCTTCGTCGTCCGTTCCCAGTCGGAGTGCCCGGGGATTCACCGCGTAATCAGAATGCCTCGTCGAAAGACACATTCCCCTCAACTGCTACTTGATAGGCAGAAACCCGTCGTTCGAAGAAATTGGCCAGTTCCTGTACGTCCTGCAACTCCATGAACGCGAACGGGTTGGCGGTGCCGTAGCGGACGGGGAACCGGAGC from Streptosporangium sp. NBC_01756 includes the following:
- a CDS encoding VOC family protein yields the protein MTVTLNHTIVPAVDNERAARFFAGVMGLTCLPPAGARGHFAPVRVNDSLTLDYLTVETPEGHHLAFDVDPATFEGILARLQEAGVPYGNSPADPANGRIDHPLCPRGLFFVDENHNLYEVMSPA
- a CDS encoding TetR/AcrR family transcriptional regulator; amino-acid sequence: MTTTPPRRRAPGMSLERRRHMIVRSALPLVAEYGAAVTTSQIARAAGIGEATIFRAFTDKDELLDACVLEALRPDHVLEQLAAISLDQPLIARLTEAADAMQAHATRIGTVLGALHASGRRSRDRRAPLSPADGPAGSPADGPAVSSTESTVQDPAGGPAEEGSTAGRVDAAPSPDQAGRTRVLDREDSARQTHEALADLFEPERDSLRLPPELLATIFLHLMASSARRPLGGPQVSNDDLVNLFVHGALA
- a CDS encoding pentapeptide repeat-containing protein, with product MRLTRPFRRLGPAERRIWDAYPTGAWVDLRTGDKDTDDPVNGPAWGPDRTVRAEVIAALLLGAREPEPGRTAGLRLAGARVTGELNLSDAVLTGKLHLLNCHLSEVVSLTDATTSGVRFRGCEMERIRAARCTVNGLLELDGSTVRNGVRLDNAHVTGQFRLSRARLHAPGERFRASESWLEDARRPFTAAEMKERGLGQDQWAVWAGGLTVDGGAFLRDLRVTGGLRLIGAKFHGGIYLQRSVITATGSHAVQADFMEAGAVEFSAGFTAKGTIRMRSARVNGVLSFSEATLEAPGRTLHLSHAQVEELIWLPTSVKGGVNLGYSRIGVLFDGPASYPDEVRLNGLTYEALRGRWTVAERLSWVCRDSDGYRPQPYEQLAAWFRRIGHEPDARRVLLAKQRRRRGTLRPTGRFWGRLLDLVVGYGYRPWLAGLWVVVLLAAGTAVFAAVPPAQIDPDEVRSFQPFVYTLDLLVPVSVFEQRGAWEPVDWTQWLAWTLVASGWILATALIAGAARVLRPSAGS
- a CDS encoding mechanosensitive ion channel family protein, yielding MSRWIILLTSVLAAVACVEMVRRALRWRLLGEKWVLAAPLVRRCTWPGFALAVVATANTLYRPSMVEGSVGDAIDRFLNLAMIGCVTWLVIQAAYAVTDVVLDRLVTIQGERNRRARRIRTQITLVRRVATAVVVVLALGAMLFTFPQVRALGAGLLASAGIAGVVVGVAAQSTLGNLLAGLQLAFSDALRLDDVVVVEDEWGRIEELTLTYVVLRLWDERRLVLPVSYFTTNPFENWTRHGSRVIGAVMLRVDWSIPVEELRTELYHALREHPLWDQKDWVLQVVDTLPGGLLELRALMSAADSPSAWDLKCDMREHMVNFIREKYPESLPRFRVVQESEPLSRFGPSER